DNA sequence from the Corynebacterium freneyi genome:
ATGCATGTCGGCGATCAGCAGACCGTCATGCAGTTCCAGGGCCTGCGGCGACGGTTCCTTCAGCGCCACCTCCGCCACGGGGTTCCTCTGCTTTTCGACGATCCCCGGCCCCACCGCCAACACCCCCGCAGCGATGACGCCCAACCCCACGACGACCGCGCCGCCGATCTTCAGGCCACGCCGCTTCTTGCGGGGCTTGCCGGACTCGGTTTGGCCGACCTCCACTCCCTTCGCCCCGGCCGGTGCCTCGGCAGCGTCCGATGCGTCCGTCCGTCCTCGCTTAGTCGCATTCATGTTTGACACGCTAACTGAATTCCCGACCGTTGTGGCGTGGATCACGTCACTTCTTCGGGGAGAAACGCGACCGCCACGGGGGACCGACGCGGCCGAACCTCGACGACATAGACGTCGTCAAGCAAAAACGGCCCGTTTTGACCCCGGGTCTATGGTGGACACATGCAACAAAACCGTGGCCGCGCCGCTGCCACGCGCCACACGAAAACCCCGATCCCGCACGAAATCTGGGTACTGGTCAGCGCGGCGTTCATCATCGCCCTCGGCTTCGGCCTCATCGCCCCCGTTTTGCCCCAATACGCCCGCAGCTTCGACGTCTCCGTCTTCGCCGCCAGCTTCGTAGTCAGCTCGTTTTCCATCTTCCGGCTCATCTTCGCGCCGACGTCCGGACGGCTCGTGGACAAGGCCGGGTACCGCCGCACCTACCTCGCCGGCCTGACCATCGTCGCCGTGTCCACCCTGCTCGTCGCCACCGCCTGGGACTACTGGTCCCTGCTGGCGTTCCGCGCACTCGGCGGCATCGGCTCGACGATGTTCACCGTCTCGGCGATGGGCCTGATCGTGCGCATGGCGCCACCGAACATCCGCGGCAAATGCTCGTCGGCCTACGGATCGGCGTTCCTCCTCGGCAACGTGTTCGGCCCCCTGCTCGGCGCCGCCATGGCCCCCTGGGGCATGCGCACGCCCTTCTACATCTACGGATTCGCCCTGGTCGTGGCTACGCTCATCGTGGCCGTGCGGCTCAACCCCGAGGCGCTGCGGCAGAAGGTGCCCGTGCGCACCACCCCCGTCATGCGCTTCCGCGACGCCTGGCGCGACTCCGCCTACCGCGCCGCCCTGGTGTCCGGCTTCGCAAACGGCTGGTCCAACTTCGGCGTCCGCGTCGCCATCGTCCCCCTTTACGCCGCCGCCACCTTCGTCCACGGCGCAGCGGTGGCGGGCCTCGCGCTGACCGCCTTCGCCGTCGGCAACGTCATCGCCCTGCAGTTCTCCGGCTCGCTGTCCGACCGCATCGGGCGGAGGCCCCTCATCTTCGCCGGGCTCGCCGTCAACGGCCTGTTCACCGGGCTCATCGGCTTCATGCACGGCGACGTCACCCTGCTCGCCGTGTCGGCGGCGGCCGGCTTCGGCGCAGGCATGATCAACCCCGTGCAGCAGGCGGTGCTTGCCGACGTCATCGGCTCCGACCGACAGGGCGGCAAGGTCCTGGCGAACTACCAGATGGCCCAGGACCTCGGCGCGATCTCCGGGCCGCTGGTCGTCGGACTCATCGTCGACCTCGCCGGCTACCGCGCGGGATTCGTCGCATGCGGGATCATCACCGGCATCGCGCTGCTGGTCTGGCTTGGCGGGCGCGAGACGCTCGGGCGCGTGCCCACCTCCGCCAAACCGGCAGGGGAGTAGGGGCGGCGGACTTCGACGAGTGTGCGCTGGAGGGCGTGAGGTGCACACTCGTCAGATGTGCA
Encoded proteins:
- a CDS encoding MFS transporter; amino-acid sequence: MQQNRGRAAATRHTKTPIPHEIWVLVSAAFIIALGFGLIAPVLPQYARSFDVSVFAASFVVSSFSIFRLIFAPTSGRLVDKAGYRRTYLAGLTIVAVSTLLVATAWDYWSLLAFRALGGIGSTMFTVSAMGLIVRMAPPNIRGKCSSAYGSAFLLGNVFGPLLGAAMAPWGMRTPFYIYGFALVVATLIVAVRLNPEALRQKVPVRTTPVMRFRDAWRDSAYRAALVSGFANGWSNFGVRVAIVPLYAAATFVHGAAVAGLALTAFAVGNVIALQFSGSLSDRIGRRPLIFAGLAVNGLFTGLIGFMHGDVTLLAVSAAAGFGAGMINPVQQAVLADVIGSDRQGGKVLANYQMAQDLGAISGPLVVGLIVDLAGYRAGFVACGIITGIALLVWLGGRETLGRVPTSAKPAGE